DNA sequence from the Halichoerus grypus chromosome 8, mHalGry1.hap1.1, whole genome shotgun sequence genome:
ATGGGGCACGTTTTGAACAGGTTGTGGCTGGAACCACATTAGGTAAGCCTTCAGTTGGCTCCTTTGAGACCCACCAGTGCAGGCTTCTGGGGGAGTTCAGTGTCAGAGGTCAGACCAAATATTCTCAGCTCCTTCTGGGTCATGGTCATGCACTGGGGCTCTGAGGCCAGAGCAGACAGGATTGAGCCCTCTAGATGGCTAGGCATACCCCCACTCATAGCTTCCTTCTCTTTGCCCCCCCAGAAACAGATGCCTCACTGCTGAAGAAGACAGAGAAGCTGTTGGCAGGGTTGGACCGGGGTgggccaccccctgccccaggggcCCCCAGACGAAGAGGCAGTATGCCTGTCCCCTACAAGCACCAGCTGCGGCGCGCCCAGGCCATAGATGAACTTGACTGGCCACCTCAAGCCTCATCCTCTGGTTCCTCTGACTCCTTGGGCTCAGGGGAGGCAGGCCCCACCCAAAAGGATGGCATCTTCAAGGTCATGCTGGTAGGGGAGAGCGGCGTGGGCAAGAGCACCCTAGCAGGCACTTTCGGTGGTCTCCAGGGAGACAGTGCTCATGAGCCGGAGAACCCAGGTATTTGGGGGAGCCCTGTAAGGGTCAAGGGCACCTGTGGAGCCCTAGTCAGGGATGGAAGAGCTCAAGGCATGAGCAGCCCCTGGAGGCCAGAACCTAAGAGAAACTGCTCCAGTGCTTGCTGCGGCTACCTCCCTGGAGGGAATGCCCCTGGTTACCAGGTCTCACAAGTGTTGGGGAGCCTCCTAACGGGCTCTATTCCCTGTCCTTATTTCCCAACAGAGGACACCTATGAAAGACGCATCATGGTGGATAAGGAGGAAGTGACTCTAGTTGTTTATGACATCTGGGAACAGGTGAGAACCTAggagagctggggaggagcagagcgtGGCTGAAGGCTGGTGGCACTGTAGGCCCTGGTTCCAATATGTACTAGAACCTGACCTTTCACATGTATCCTCTCCCAGAGCAAAGGCCCACATCAATGCGCATGCCATGGCACTGAGTGTCGCTTTCTTTCCAGGACTTCTGACCCAGAGGGAAGTTAGGATCTGAATTTGACAAACCCTGCAGCTGTGAGCCAGGCTGAATACCCTGAAATCAATCCCATCCATACATTTTCCAGTCTGGAAGAGTCTGATCTGACAGGACAAGAGCTCAGGGCCTGGAATatcagggaaggggaaaaagtgaGGATTTGTGAATATCTGAACATAAATGGTTACTACATAGAAATGAGAGGCCAGATTACATACAATTGAAGAGCATTCACTGTTACAATGAGCACTTAAGCATAAGAAAGTAGGATGGGCTACCCCAATCTAGGAGCCTGTGTCCCCAATTCTCCCATGTGGGGCTCACATTATAAACCACCCACTCCTCCACAAGCACACTCCAGGGTATGGAGATTCTGCCATAACTAGCTCCGCGGTCCTAGGCAGGTGGCTTCTCCCTCACATCCAGATGCCTCATCCTTGAGATGCAGGTGCTGGGCAGGTGCTCCCACACCTCCAGCCCTGACATTCCACCACTCTCTGCCCATATGCAGGGGGACGCAGGGGGGTGGCTGCGGGACCACTGCCTTCAGACCGGGGATGCCTTTCTCATCGTCTTCTCAGTCACCGACCGACAAAGCTTCTCCAAAGTTCCAGAGACCCTACTTAGGCTGCGGGCTGGGAGGCCCCACCACGACCTCCCTGTCATCCTCGTTGGAAACAAGAGCGACCTGGCCCGCTCCCGGGAGGTCTCACTGGAGGGTGAGTATCCTGTACCTCATCATACCTGCAATCTCAGGGGACCCTCTCCCTTCCAGGTCGCCTCCTTTCCACAGGGCCCTTTTACCCTCCCGGTGCACAAACAACTGCCTAATTTAGCCTTTAGCAGGCTAAGGGCAGACTCTCAATGCCCATGCCTAGGGCCCGAGAACCCCTTCTCTTTACGCCTCACCTCTTCTCCAAggcccctttctctcctccccttggCACCACCACCGCCCTCTACGTGATCCCTGCCTTGTTCTCCGTTGAGATTCACCGGCCGCGACCCCTTTCTGCTGCACCCGGGgcaccgccccgcccccccccgccccggcccaccgccaccccgccccgccccgctccgGGCCCAGTGCAGCCCGCGGGCGCCTCAACCGGTCCCCTCCCGCAGAGGGCCGGCACCTGGCAGGGACCCTGAGCTGCAAGCACATCGAGACGTCGGCCGCGCTGCACCACAACACGCGGGAGCTCTTCGAGGGCGCGGTGCGCCAGATCCGGCTGCGGCGGGGCCGGAGCCGCGCCGGGGGCCCGCGGCCCGAGTGGGGCTGCCCCGACGGCCCCCCGCCGCCCGCGCGCCGCGAGAGCCTCACCAAGAAGGCCAAGCGCTTCCTGGCCAACCTGGTGCCGCGCAACGCCAAGTTCTTCAAGCAGCGCTCCAGGTCGTGTCACGACCTCTCCGTGCTCTGAGCCGCGGTCGCCATGGTCACCGCGCCCTCCGCTCGccccctcgccccgccccgccccccgtccGGCTTCCTCTGCGAAGACCGTCTAGGAAACCAAAAACGCCCAGGGCGCCCAGCCGCCGGCGCGCGTCGCCCCCAGCCCCGCCACCGCGCGTGCCCTGGCTACCTCCCCGCCCCTGAGCGCCTAGAAGGCGAGGACGCAGACCTGCGGGCGGGCGCGCTGCGGCCGGAGGGCCAGGCGGCTTCTGGAGGGCAGGACGGGCTATAGTTCCGCGAGCCATTTTGACTTTTATTAAGTCACGCTTGACCACCTCTCCTGTAAAGAGATCCTAAAAGCGAGAACTGGAAAGTGCTTCGTAGACCCCTTTCCAGTTCACCTTTGTACTCTGCGCCGATACGCCTCACCTTTAAGAAATCCTTAAAGGTAAAGACACGGAGACGCTTCTTTGAGACTTTTCCTAAAACGTGCTGGCTCTTAGTTGCTGCACTTGTCCACTTTGCCTTTAAGAAGTTTTTAAAGGCGAGGGCCTGGAAGTGCTGTTTTTCAGAATTGATTCTGTGATTCACCACCACACCGCGGCACTTCCCTTTTAAGGTTATTAAAGGTAAGGTTTGGACAGACTTTTGCCTTCAGATGCCATTGTGAAGAGCTGAGCAGGTGGCATCGCCCCTTTTGGCCAGGGCCCAGGAGGCCCCAGCAAGGGAGCCACCCTTCCCTTTTCAATAAAGAACTTTTCTACATTTGCTCATTTTGACTCTGTTCTCAAAAGCCCCACAGAAGGGATAGTTGTAGATGGAAACAGTTACAGACAAAGCTTAGGCCCAGAGGAGCAAGGAACCTAAATCTCCACGGAGGCTCCAGAACTTAGTCCTGGTGTAGTCCGTGATAAGGAGCCACAGGCCCTTAGAGATAACCGGGTCGAACTGATCcctttgcagatgagcaaacaaCCCGGAGAGAAGCAAAGAATTGCTAGAAGTTTTAGTAACTTACTGACACAACGGGACCAAATCCACAGACTCTAGACCTTATCACCTTACCTCACCTTATGCTGCAGAGTAAGCTGGAGGCTACATTTAGCACCCAGAGCTACCCCCAGCTGGTTTCAGGTGGGGCTGGTTTCAGGTGGGGCCCACATTTACCAGGGAGACCCATCAGCTGGGGCATGATGATGGCCCGCACCTCCCTTGGCAGGCCCCCACCACCCCAACTGTCACCTGCAAAGCCCGTGTGAGAACTGAAGCTGTCAGTGCCTCCCCCTGGGGACACCCACGCCTACTGCTGCCTGAGCCACGAGTCTGAACAAAGAGAGCAGAGGCAACAGCTCCCCTCACCCCAAACTACAGTACAGCTACTTGAGCACCTGAGGGCCAGGcctccactccaccccacccagGTTCCCAGAACTTGATGGAAAGAGGGATGAGATGTCTCCTGATCCCTGCAGCTGGGAAGGAGCCAAGAGGGACCAGCTCAGCATGGGTGGTTATGAGACGATAGTATGAATAGTGACGTTATCCTTAGGacttttatttgctttctctgttaATTCTCTAATGACTATATAAGGTGTTACTGTGCCTTTTATTGTAGAAGAAacagtttaagtaacttgcttgagGTCAGGAAGCGACAGAGCGGGGATCCCACTCATATCTGCTTGATACTTAATGATTTTATCCAGGTTTGCATCCAAGGTTCCCCTTCTAgtaaggagaagaggaagaaggtcGCTAGAAGAAATGTAGGGGACACGATGGGCAGGGCCATGGGCAGTGGCTGTGGTGAATGGGCCAGAGATTATGTGGCTATGAGGGAATAGCCAGGGCTAAACTCTGGGGACCATGAACAGAGGCACTTCCTAATGTAACATGCAGAAAAGCACACTCAGCCCATTGATTGGGTTGAAACCTCAGGGACATTAAGAGGAGGGGTAGGAGATGAGCATGGAGAAGGTTTAGAACCCTACTTTTAAGTACCTTAAATGGCAAGCAAAGGAGTTTGTGCCCAAGCCTGCAAACAGTGAGTCACCAAAGGTCCTTGAGTATGAAAGTGACACGATCAGGATGGTCCTTGGGAAGAGGAGGCTGGGTGAGGTGTGCATGGATTGGAGCAGCGGAGGCAAGGCCTGAGGAGCTAAGTTGAGGGGGTGATTAACAGTAATACATATGGAGGGTAATGAAGGGCCATCCCAAGGGAGAtggtggtggcagggagaggCACCAGGGGTGTGAGTCAGAATTGGTGGAACTTGGCAACTGAGTGGCTGGGTGCAGGCAGGAGTCGCAGGTTATAGGAGGATGGTGAGGAACTGGGTGttagggggcagaggaggaagtgggTAACTGGCTCCATTTTGGAGACCCTTGAATTTGAGATGGTAGAAGAACATCCATATGGAGTTTCAGCAGCTCCCTGAACAGCTGGGTCTGAAATTCAGAACAAGTTAGGGTGAGAGACACAGCTATGAGAATAATTCCCGTAAAGATGGTAGTAGAGGAGCCAGAGGAAAGGATGAGCTGCGTCACACAGCACCCCATGCTCGGTCTGATGCACTGCTGTCGCGGTCTTGAACATCTTTGAACAAGGAGCCCTgcatctttactttttaaatattttatgtatctatttgacagaaagagagagagcacaagcagggggagcagcagaggaagagggagaagcaggctctccactgaacagggagcccaatgagggactcgatcccaggaccctgggatcatgacctgagctgaaggcagatgcttaaccaactgagccacccaggctccccaagccctgcatttttattttgcaccaGGACCCACAAATTATGCTAAAGGAGGCACTAAGGAAGAGGATACAGTACAGGCTGGGATCCTTAGCTTCAAACCACACATGGGCCTTAGAGGTCTGTGATGTTTGTGAAGTGGGACAATTTGATGTGTTTGTGCAGTCGCGCATCTGAGAATAGGGTTCACAGATTTTACCAGATTGCCAAAGGGGTCTGTGACCCAACAAATTACAACCCAGGATGGTACTGATTGCTGTTGGGATGGGGAAACCGGGTGGGTGGAGGACCAGTGTGGGAGGTTTATTTTTCACTGGAtgctctttttcttctgttcGAATGTTTAACTATGGTATATATCACctgttcaaaaaggaaataacttaAAGTCTTGAAGttgcagagaaagaagagagaccgGAGAGAGGGTCCTGGGGATAAGCAGATGAGGCAGGTGGAGACGCAGCCGCCACTGAGGCAGCGCAAGAACCAGAATCGAACATGCGGTGGTTCTGCCAAGGGAGGAGGGCTCTGGTTTTTTTAAGTGAACCCTATGCCCACAGTGGGCCTCAAactctccaccctgagatcaagagtagtgtgctctactgactgagccggcccCGGGAAGAGGGCTTGGTCAAATTTCCCTTTCCAAAGGGAAAGATGAGGAAAAAGGCCCAGTGCCTTTCTTGTGTCTGAAGCTTCCAATATGCATACTGAAGATGGTGGTGGCAGGGCCTCCCCTGTGAGGGGTGCCACACACACCAcaagcctccctcctcctcactcaGCCAGCCCCATCAGCCCAACCCATCTGTGCGTTCCCTCCAGACGCCTACAGGGACGAGCTCAGAACAGACGGAAGCTGAAGCCACACTCCCCCCAGACTTGGAAGGTGGGGTCTTCTCTGAGAGCCAGGccattcttctccctctctctgatggAGGCAGAGTCGCACGGGCTGCTGATCCGCTGGTGGGAGAGATCAGCAAagggccctggggcctgagctgCTTCTGCCAGGTAAGGTCTTCTCCGCCCTCGTGCTCCTCTTAACCACTGTGATTTTGTCTGCGCCCCTTTACGAGCCAGCCCCTGCCACCCCCGCAGTCCCTGGTCCACAAGGCGTCCTCATGGGCCAACAGCAGGAAGTGTGTGTGCTTTGCTCTGAGGGGCCGGAGGCGACGCCGGTCCTGTGTCTTGGAAGGCATCCCTCTGCTCTAGCCTCTGCTCAGAGTTGGGCCTTTATGCCCTGCTGCATCTAACCCTCTCTAGAGAGACTGGGGCAGGGTCTCTCCTCTTCGAAAAGCCTGCCAGTCACAGAAGGGGATTTCACAAGTCTTCTCGGTTAAACCCTCACTCCCAGAAAGCCCACCCATGCATACATCATCTTAGTAATCTaacagttctatccacatcagtCTAAGTCCATTTTTCCTGGACATCCATCCACAAATACCAGTTGTTCCCCTCAAGTACTGCCAAATGCCAGTCACTGCACTGGGCCCTATGGGAAAAACAAATACAGGTAAGACACTACTCCTGCCCTCTGGGAGCTTACAATTGAACTGGAGAGAAGGGACAAGGGGGTCAACAGCAGCAAACTGGACATTTTGACTATCTGGGGGCTATGTCATGTGCTCTAAGAATTCTGAACGGAAGAAACAGAATTTGGAGACAGATTTTAGGAACTGGGTCTTGAAGGATATATGCAGGCTGTAGCTAgatgggggaaagaagaaaaaaactccGTGGGGAAACTACGTGAGCAAATGCACAGGAGACACGAGACATGGTGGGCAGCCCACCGCGTGATATAAAGACCCTCCCTGTGAGAAGGCAGCAAAACTTGAGGGGATGGTACAGCTGAGTTGTCAAGGGGCCCTCAAACCAGGTAAGAGCATCCTGCTTCTTAGTCCTTTATCATCTTGGTGGCTCTCTGATGGATATGCTCAAGGCACgtcatctattttttcttctttttcttttttggtagtctttacccccaatgtggggctcaaactcacaaccctgagattaggagttacaccctccaccaactgagccagccaagtgcccctcatCTATTTGACTCCTGATGGCCATGCTCCATGGCTTGGTGGCCTGGTACCCAAGGTGCGAATACAAACTCAGTGGGAGCCTTGCAAGCGTTTTAGTTAGTACTCAGTCCCACTATTTTCTGGATAGAGAAAGtcactctcaatctctctgcCTTTCTGGACCTCAGCTCTCCCAATTATAAAGTAAAGGTAACAATACCTACCTTGTAGAATGGTCATGAGGACTAAATGCAAATGCAAGTATCTTTGTAATTTGTCAAATATTATAGAAATGAGCCATGGAAGTAATGTTCTTTTACAATCTGTGTCCTGATCCCTTATTCAGGTACCCAGACAGCCTGCTGACTACTCAAAGCACAGCAGCGCCCCGGAGATACAaatctaaggggcacctggctggctcagttggtggagcatgtgactcttcatcttagggttatgagttcaagcctcacaatgggtgtagagattactttaaaaaataaataaaaagaggggcgcctgggtggttcagttggttaagtgtctgccttgggctcaggtcatgatctcagggtcctgggatggaccccccctttgggctccccactcagtggggagtctgcttctccctctccctctgcccctccccctgctcatgctctctctctctcaaataaatataatctttaataaataaataataaaaagaaaaaagaaaaacatttttaagttgcTGTCTACAAAGGCCAACTTGCCTCCAAAGGACTCACAGGTAACCCTCATAGGTAGCCCCCATTATTAGATCTGTTGTTTTGAGGGGCgttgggggaagaggaaggaagattgGCAACTGAAGCCTAAGTGATGGTATTATACTGcacagttttccatttttttgttccAGTTCTAATTTGTCTTTAGGCAGAGGACCTGTGCTGATTTAAAGTATTTCTCTGAAAGGAAGTCGTCAGAGCTCTGGAGACCAGGGACGGCAGGTGCTACAGGACACCTGtggcaggtgagcaggggcactAAGCAAAGGGGGGCAGCAGAGAACACTGCGGGGTTTCCCTGGCCAAAGCAAAGGGCAAGAGGCATGCTGAAGGTACCTGACAGGGTGGCTAGGGAGAGAATCACCTtggccttttttttaagattttacttactcgagagagagagagagagcacggcgGGGGgaggcaagagagggagaagcaggctcagggagcctgacacggggctcggtcatgacctaagccaaaggcaggcgcttaactgactgagccacccaggtgccccctctgaTTTATAGTTTCAGGCACAAAAAGCGATTGAGCCAGTGGGACTTGTTTTTCTGAAATCTAGGCTGCTGGTGACCCAGGACCGTGTGAGCCAGGGACTTCAGTCCAGAACAATGAAGATTTGCTTTCACCATCACCTCATCCTCACTTCTCTCCCCGCCTATGCGGAGCATTCTCTGAGGTCAGGTAGGAAGTGCAGTGTGTCGGCATTCGGAGGAACGGGAATAATGATGGCCAGTAGTAATGACAAGCTCTCGGGTTCCAAGCCCTCGCCACGGACTGTTTCATTTCAGCCTCACACCGTCCCTGAGACAGGTGCTA
Encoded proteins:
- the REM2 gene encoding GTP-binding protein REM 2 isoform X1, with amino-acid sequence MHTDLDTDMDTETETTALCPSGSHRASPPGTPTPETDASLLKKTEKLLAGLDRGGPPPAPGAPRRRGSMPVPYKHQLRRAQAIDELDWPPQASSSGSSDSLGSGEAGPTQKDGIFKVMLVGESGVGKSTLAGTFGGLQGDSAHEPENPGIWGSPVRVKGTCGALVRDGRAQGMSSPWRPEPKRNCSSACCGYLPGGNAPGYQVSQVLGSLLTGSIPCPYFPTEDTYERRIMVDKEEVTLVVYDIWEQGDAGGWLRDHCLQTGDAFLIVFSVTDRQSFSKVPETLLRLRAGRPHHDLPVILVGNKSDLARSREVSLEEGRHLAGTLSCKHIETSAALHHNTRELFEGAVRQIRLRRGRSRAGGPRPEWGCPDGPPPPARRESLTKKAKRFLANLVPRNAKFFKQRSRSCHDLSVL
- the REM2 gene encoding GTP-binding protein REM 2 isoform X3 encodes the protein MHTDLDTDMDTETETTALCPSGSHRASPPGTPTPETDASLLKKTEKLLAGLDRGGPPPAPGAPRRRGSMPVPYKHQLRRAQAIDELDWPPQASSSGSSDSLGSGEAGPTQKDGIFKVMLVGESGVGKSTLAGTFGGLQGDSAHEPENPEDTYERRIMVDKEEVTLVVYDIWEQGDAGGWLRDHCLQTGDAFLIVFSVTDRQSFSKVPETLLRLRAGRPHHDLPVILVGNKSDLARSREVSLEEGRHLAGTLSCKHIETSAALHHNTRELFEGAVRQIRLRRGRSRAGGPRPEWGCPDGPPPPARRESLTKKAKRFLANLVPRNAKFFKQRSRSCHDLSVL
- the REM2 gene encoding GTP-binding protein REM 2 isoform X2, with product MPVPYKHQLRRAQAIDELDWPPQASSSGSSDSLGSGEAGPTQKDGIFKVMLVGESGVGKSTLAGTFGGLQGDSAHEPENPGIWGSPVRVKGTCGALVRDGRAQGMSSPWRPEPKRNCSSACCGYLPGGNAPGYQVSQVLGSLLTGSIPCPYFPTEDTYERRIMVDKEEVTLVVYDIWEQGDAGGWLRDHCLQTGDAFLIVFSVTDRQSFSKVPETLLRLRAGRPHHDLPVILVGNKSDLARSREVSLEEGRHLAGTLSCKHIETSAALHHNTRELFEGAVRQIRLRRGRSRAGGPRPEWGCPDGPPPPARRESLTKKAKRFLANLVPRNAKFFKQRSRSCHDLSVL